In one Nostoc sp. KVJ3 genomic region, the following are encoded:
- a CDS encoding DUF1822 family protein, whose product MNNSTYRLDDFVLKLPISQSARRTAQEFANQQPNSEKAEQVRLNTLAVWVVNDYLEMMDIPTNLQASDSWNPIMRFSGNVADLEVPSVGRLECRPVHLHQQICAIPPETWEERVGYLVVQFDESLQEAKLLGFIPSVTTETLPLEKLQPLEAFIDHLAQLRQSQVNLSQWFAGIFETGWQTIESLWSVPELRPAYAFRSPKTLELNVLDQPESITKRAKLIDLGIQILNQPVMLIVEISPEKDRQTSIHLQLHATGNQIYLPPGVHLTVLDSSGAVFLDAQSRKLDNYIQLQFRGEPTEQFSVRVAINDTSITEHFRI is encoded by the coding sequence ATGAATAACTCCACCTATAGGCTAGACGATTTCGTTTTAAAATTGCCGATTTCCCAATCAGCTCGCAGAACTGCCCAGGAATTTGCTAACCAACAGCCAAATTCTGAAAAAGCAGAGCAAGTTCGGCTGAATACGCTAGCTGTATGGGTGGTAAATGACTACTTGGAAATGATGGATATTCCTACTAACCTCCAAGCTAGTGATAGTTGGAACCCTATCATGCGTTTTAGTGGAAATGTCGCCGACTTAGAAGTGCCATCAGTTGGTCGTTTGGAGTGTCGCCCCGTCCATTTGCATCAACAAATATGTGCCATTCCTCCAGAAACCTGGGAAGAACGAGTGGGTTATTTAGTAGTTCAATTTGATGAATCACTCCAAGAAGCCAAGCTGCTTGGTTTTATCCCTAGTGTCACAACTGAAACACTGCCTTTAGAAAAACTGCAACCATTGGAAGCCTTTATCGATCACCTGGCTCAACTGCGCCAATCCCAAGTGAATTTAAGTCAGTGGTTTGCTGGTATATTTGAAACAGGTTGGCAGACTATTGAATCCCTATGGAGCGTACCCGAACTTAGACCCGCTTATGCCTTTCGGAGTCCTAAAACTTTAGAACTCAACGTCCTTGACCAACCAGAATCAATTACCAAACGGGCAAAACTGATTGATTTGGGTATCCAAATTCTCAACCAACCCGTTATGTTGATTGTGGAAATCAGCCCAGAAAAGGATCGACAAACCAGTATTCATCTTCAACTGCACGCCACTGGGAATCAAATCTACTTACCACCCGGAGTTCATCTTACCGTTCTAGATAGTTCAGGAGCAGTATTTTTAGATGCTCAATCAAGAAAATTAGATAACTACATTCAATTGCAGTTTCGCGGTGAACCTACAGAGCAATTTAGCGTTAGGGTAGCCATTAATGATACCAGCATTACCGAACATTTTCGGATTTGA
- a CDS encoding beta strand repeat-containing protein, producing MTIKYALHSCLHFGLAGLVSYLSANLFTAKIQAQQSNIVPDKTLGVESSQVIGNYQGQPIEVITGGATRQINLFHSFQEFNISKGRGAYFFSPSAEIQNILARVTGNNPSEILGRLGTFGNSSPNLFLINPNGIVFGKNASLDVQGSFVGTTANGVQFGNQGNFSATNPQAAPLLTVNPSALLFNQINQSGGIINQSQAPAGVNPIGVNVTGLRVPNGQSLLLVGGNINLDGGGLVANGGRVEVAGLAAPGNVGLNATRNALSLNVPNDVQLADVSVSNQAFISVFGAGGGDIAINARNFEMSNSFLYAGIGRGLGNSNTQAGDIKLSATGAISLKNSYVENSTFGIGNAGNIFIQTPDAVSLEYSSVFSNIEAGGIGKGGDINITSGSLSLKNKSQLQTFIRGADTNLNRPAGRGDAGNVNIDVDGAVNITGTINGSRSIIYSAVSPGSTGNGGNISIKSGSLLLNDLATLATSTAGTGNAGNIFIEASDSVSLVNGVMSSSIGAGAVGKGGNINITAGSLSLADNSQLLANIEDAANNLPGGRGNGGNVNINVRGNVTFANATPGIINGIQANVGKGAVGNGGKVAINADSLEIKNSSSIEARTYGKGDSDSIIINARDISLDSKDENTFFSNINNGVSFSGEGNAGDIQITTDTFKLTNGAYIISDSVGKGNAGNITVDAHDAINLDGFGTRKFNGSVFDSSTGLKSQLLTGGMGRGGDIQVTTGSLSVTNGAQIINGTDGHGNAGNITINARDNVTFAGFVSQEPLLNSQVSSTVGSNAFGNGGNIHITAGTLLFQNGGLIQGISSGQGNAGNIFLDAKNTITFEGIASSGLASNASTSAYKNGNAGNIQVKTGSLFLTNGGQISTAILGKGNAGNITIDARDAVKIDGAIGTGLTTILLFSGEGKGGDIQIKTGSLSVSNGGQVSSGTFGVGDAGNILINTTDDISITNSSTVGALTAGRGNAGNISVTAGGVISLDGLGSGISTQVFNGNSGLVTEGKGGNIDINARALSISNGAAFISSTYTKGDAGNIAINTTDDISIKNGSQIEAATYGQGNAGNVKVIAGGAVSLDGFASNGLVSAIATQVGTTGIGKAGDINLNAHSLSLSNGAVLSSSTFGNGNAGNIAIDTNDIFLANNSFINSTVAVGGIGKGGDIYVNTKTLALESGSQIGTSIFRQFGNFSGGRGKAGDIHINASDFVTLSGSGLLGFSSGLFTLTDRGASGDAGNITVTTDNFQVADGAIVNASTFNNSQSGDITINANTFKALNGGQVITNTRGAGNAGNIRLNVKDNITIAGSDPNFAQRLTRTAEGIKNTGSTDRVTDVITNEGAVSGIFANTTVGSTGQGGSIFIDPPNITLRDAAKVSVNSEGTGNAGNITIEAGTLTIDNKAAISAQTASSEGGNINLIAQNYLLLRNGSQISTTAGTAQAGGDGGNINIDAKFIIAIPNENSDISANAFEGRGGNIRIDSQGIFGIEARTKPTEKSDITASSELGVAGVISVNVPDTSSIQNSFTELSPVIDTNTLIANSCIARGTKRQENSFTITGSGALTPNRPGVLVSTYTTGEVRGVETTSRPWKKGDPIIEPQGLYRLNNGQMLLSRECSN from the coding sequence ATGACAATCAAATACGCATTACACAGTTGTTTGCACTTTGGACTGGCAGGGTTGGTAAGCTACTTAAGTGCAAATCTCTTCACTGCTAAAATTCAGGCACAGCAAAGTAATATCGTACCCGATAAAACACTTGGGGTTGAATCCTCGCAAGTTATAGGTAACTATCAGGGACAACCCATAGAAGTAATTACAGGTGGTGCAACTCGCCAAATTAATCTTTTTCACAGCTTTCAAGAATTTAATATCAGCAAGGGACGTGGGGCTTATTTCTTCAGTCCTAGCGCAGAGATCCAGAATATTTTGGCACGGGTGACAGGTAATAACCCTTCGGAAATTTTGGGGAGACTAGGGACATTTGGTAATTCTAGCCCAAATTTATTTTTGATAAATCCTAACGGGATTGTCTTTGGGAAAAATGCCAGTTTAGATGTACAAGGTTCATTTGTGGGGACGACTGCAAACGGAGTCCAGTTTGGCAATCAGGGAAATTTTAGTGCGACAAATCCCCAAGCAGCACCATTGTTGACTGTGAATCCTTCGGCGTTGTTATTTAATCAGATTAATCAAAGTGGGGGAATAATCAACCAATCCCAAGCACCCGCAGGAGTAAACCCAATTGGAGTGAATGTTACAGGCTTAAGAGTACCTAATGGGCAAAGCTTGCTATTAGTTGGTGGTAATATCAACTTAGATGGGGGTGGGCTGGTAGCTAACGGTGGCAGAGTCGAGGTAGCTGGTTTAGCTGCACCAGGAAATGTGGGACTAAATGCGACAAGAAATGCATTAAGTTTGAATGTTCCCAATGATGTGCAGCTAGCTGATGTCTCTGTCTCAAATCAAGCATTTATTAGTGTTTTTGGTGCAGGTGGGGGAGATATTGCCATTAATGCCCGTAATTTTGAGATGTCTAATTCATTTCTTTATGCTGGTATCGGTAGGGGTTTAGGGAATAGCAATACCCAGGCTGGTGATATTAAGTTAAGTGCAACGGGAGCGATTTCCCTGAAAAACTCCTATGTAGAGAACAGTACTTTTGGGATAGGAAATGCCGGCAATATATTTATCCAAACACCTGATGCAGTCTCTCTTGAATACAGTTCTGTTTTTAGCAACATAGAAGCTGGGGGAATAGGTAAGGGTGGAGATATTAACATTACATCTGGCTCCCTTTCTCTAAAAAATAAATCACAACTGCAAACTTTTATCCGTGGAGCAGATACTAATCTAAATCGACCTGCTGGGCGTGGAGATGCAGGTAATGTCAATATAGATGTGGATGGTGCTGTGAATATTACAGGGACAATAAATGGATCTCGTAGTATTATTTACAGTGCTGTGTCTCCGGGAAGCACGGGGAATGGCGGTAACATCAGCATTAAATCTGGCTCATTGCTACTAAACGATCTTGCTACGCTTGCGACTAGTACGGCTGGAACTGGTAATGCAGGTAATATTTTTATTGAAGCATCTGATTCTGTTTCTCTTGTCAATGGTGTGATGTCTAGTAGTATAGGTGCTGGCGCTGTTGGTAAAGGTGGCAATATCAACATTACTGCTGGATCACTTTCTTTAGCTGATAATTCTCAGTTGTTAGCAAATATTGAAGATGCAGCAAATAATCTTCCTGGGGGACGCGGAAATGGAGGAAATGTCAATATCAATGTTCGAGGTAATGTCACCTTTGCTAACGCCACACCTGGAATTATCAATGGAATTCAGGCTAACGTAGGCAAAGGAGCCGTAGGTAATGGCGGTAAGGTTGCTATTAATGCAGACTCCTTAGAAATTAAAAATAGTTCATCAATCGAAGCTAGAACCTATGGAAAAGGTGACTCTGATAGCATTATTATTAATGCCCGCGATATTAGCTTGGACAGTAAAGATGAAAATACTTTTTTTAGTAATATTAATAACGGCGTAAGCTTTAGTGGCGAAGGGAATGCAGGTGATATTCAAATAACAACTGATACCTTTAAATTAACTAATGGAGCTTATATTATTAGTGACAGTGTTGGTAAAGGAAATGCAGGAAATATAACTGTAGATGCTCATGATGCAATTAATTTGGATGGTTTTGGAACTCGCAAGTTTAATGGTAGTGTCTTCGATTCATCAACTGGGTTAAAAAGCCAGTTATTAACTGGTGGTATGGGTAGAGGAGGAGATATTCAGGTGACAACAGGATCACTCTCTGTCACCAATGGCGCACAAATAATTAACGGTACAGATGGACATGGTAATGCAGGTAACATAACTATCAATGCCCGCGATAATGTCACCTTTGCAGGTTTTGTAAGTCAAGAGCCACTATTAAATAGTCAAGTATCTAGCACTGTGGGTTCTAATGCTTTTGGTAATGGTGGTAATATTCACATTACCGCAGGTACACTGCTATTTCAAAATGGTGGTTTGATTCAAGGAATTAGCAGTGGGCAAGGTAATGCAGGTAATATTTTTCTTGATGCGAAAAACACTATTACTTTTGAGGGTATAGCTAGCAGTGGTTTAGCAAGCAATGCAAGCACTTCTGCATATAAAAATGGCAATGCAGGAAATATCCAGGTGAAAACTGGTTCGCTATTCTTAACAAATGGCGGTCAAATATCAACTGCCATACTGGGAAAAGGCAATGCTGGCAATATCACGATTGATGCCCGCGATGCTGTGAAAATAGATGGTGCCATAGGTACTGGTTTGACAACTATTTTATTATTTAGCGGTGAAGGTAAAGGTGGAGATATTCAAATCAAAACTGGGTCACTTTCTGTAAGTAATGGAGGACAAGTATCGAGCGGGACTTTTGGTGTAGGTGATGCAGGAAATATTCTAATTAATACAACTGACGATATTAGCATCACGAATAGCTCTACAGTGGGCGCATTGACTGCTGGGCGGGGGAACGCCGGAAATATTTCAGTTACTGCTGGCGGTGTTATTTCCCTTGATGGTCTTGGTAGCGGTATAAGTACTCAAGTATTTAATGGGAATTCTGGATTAGTTACTGAAGGCAAAGGCGGCAACATTGATATTAATGCCCGTGCTTTGTCTATAAGCAATGGCGCGGCATTCATTTCCAGTACTTATACCAAGGGTGATGCTGGGAATATTGCAATTAATACAACTGATGATATCAGCATCAAAAATGGCTCTCAAATAGAAGCAGCTACTTATGGACAAGGAAATGCAGGTAATGTCAAAGTGATTGCTGGTGGTGCTGTTTCCCTTGATGGTTTTGCTTCTAATGGTTTGGTTAGCGCGATCGCTACGCAAGTAGGTACAACTGGTATAGGTAAAGCTGGAGATATTAATTTAAATGCCCACTCGTTATCTCTGAGCAATGGTGCGGTATTATCTTCCAGTACTTTTGGCAATGGCAATGCAGGAAATATCGCAATTGATACAAATGATATTTTTCTTGCAAATAACAGCTTTATCAACAGTACTGTGGCTGTAGGGGGTATAGGTAAAGGTGGTGATATTTATGTCAACACCAAAACTTTGGCTTTAGAAAGTGGTTCACAAATTGGCACATCTATTTTTAGACAATTTGGAAATTTTTCTGGTGGCAGAGGAAAAGCTGGCGACATTCATATCAATGCTTCTGATTTTGTGACACTATCAGGTAGTGGCTTATTAGGCTTTTCCAGTGGTTTATTTACCTTAACTGATAGAGGAGCATCCGGCGATGCTGGTAACATTACAGTTACTACAGATAACTTTCAAGTCGCAGACGGTGCAATAGTCAATGCCAGCACTTTTAATAACAGTCAAAGCGGTGATATCACAATTAATGCCAACACTTTTAAAGCTCTTAACGGCGGACAAGTAATTACAAATACTCGTGGTGCTGGAAATGCGGGTAATATCAGACTCAATGTTAAAGATAATATCACTATTGCTGGTAGCGATCCAAATTTTGCTCAACGACTCACACGCACTGCTGAAGGCATCAAAAACACTGGCTCAACAGACAGAGTAACCGATGTTATCACTAATGAAGGAGCCGTAAGCGGAATCTTTGCTAACACAACTGTTGGCTCTACTGGACAGGGAGGCAGTATATTTATTGACCCTCCTAATATTACCCTTAGAGATGCTGCAAAAGTATCAGTAAATAGTGAAGGTACTGGCAATGCAGGTAATATCACGATAGAAGCAGGAACTTTAACAATTGACAATAAAGCTGCAATTTCTGCTCAAACTGCTAGCAGTGAAGGAGGAAACATTAACCTCATCGCCCAAAATTATTTACTCCTACGTAATGGTAGCCAAATTTCTACTACCGCAGGGACAGCCCAAGCCGGAGGTGATGGTGGTAACATCAATATAGATGCTAAATTCATCATCGCTATCCCTAACGAAAATAGCGACATTAGCGCTAACGCCTTTGAAGGGCGCGGTGGAAATATCCGAATTGACTCGCAAGGTATATTTGGTATCGAAGCACGGACAAAACCAACGGAAAAAAGCGATATTACTGCGAGTTCTGAATTAGGGGTTGCAGGTGTGATTAGTGTTAATGTACCGGATACCAGTTCCATTCAAAATAGCTTTACCGAATTATCTCCAGTCATCGACACCAATACACTTATTGCCAATAGTTGCATTGCACGCGGTACTAAACGACAAGAAAACTCTTTTACCATCACAGGTTCTGGTGCTTTGACTCCCAATCGTCCTGGGGTTTTGGTTTCTACCTATACAACTGGTGAGGTTAGAGGTGTTGAAACTACGTCTCGTCCTTGGAAAAAAGGCGACCCAATTATTGAACCACAAGGGCTATATCGGCTGAATAATGGACAGATGTTATTGAGTCGAGAATGTTCAAATTGA
- a CDS encoding Uma2 family endonuclease, with protein MSQIQAEAKTFTFDEFIEWYPENSERRYELHHGVIVEMPKPRGKHSQLTGYLIEKLFINIREIAKGDIWFIPRESIVKPNSNQSGYEPDIIVLNQETIGSETRWSTESVIQNATSVKLIVEVVSINWRDDYYDKFGDYEEMGIPEYWIVDYAGLGGRDFIGNPKQPAFFVCELIDGEYVKRLFRGNDLIVSPTFPKLNLTAQQVFDL; from the coding sequence ATGAGTCAAATCCAAGCCGAAGCAAAAACATTTACTTTCGATGAATTTATCGAATGGTATCCAGAGAACTCAGAACGGCGCTATGAATTACATCATGGGGTAATTGTTGAGATGCCTAAACCCAGAGGCAAGCATTCCCAATTAACAGGCTACCTGATTGAAAAACTATTTATAAATATTAGAGAGATAGCCAAAGGTGATATTTGGTTTATACCTAGAGAATCGATAGTTAAACCTAATAGCAATCAGTCAGGTTACGAACCGGATATCATTGTTCTTAATCAAGAAACTATTGGTAGTGAAACACGTTGGTCAACCGAATCAGTTATTCAAAATGCAACTTCAGTCAAATTAATAGTAGAAGTTGTTAGTATCAATTGGCGTGATGATTACTATGACAAGTTCGGCGACTATGAAGAAATGGGTATTCCCGAATACTGGATTGTAGATTATGCCGGGTTGGGAGGACGCGATTTTATTGGCAACCCTAAACAACCTGCTTTTTTTGTGTGTGAACTAATTGATGGAGAATATGTCAAGAGATTATTCAGGGGGAATGATTTAATTGTCTCCCCCACTTTTCCGAAACTTAACCTAACCGCACAACAAGTTTTTGATTTGTAA